The following proteins are co-located in the Candidatus Hydrothermales bacterium genome:
- a CDS encoding nucleotidyltransferase domain-containing protein: MRPKLYFLREPYRSIIKEIFKDVKNFYGENLLGFVVFGSVAKNKTNPFSDIDLLIISENLPKGRTKRILDFIKNIERPLKEKLKKLREKNYFIEISH; this comes from the coding sequence ATGAGACCAAAGCTCTACTTTTTAAGGGAGCCATACAGAAGCATAATTAAAGAAATTTTCAAAGATGTAAAAAATTTTTACGGAGAAAATCTCCTAGGCTTTGTTGTCTTTGGCTCAGTCGCTAAAAATAAAACTAATCCCTTCTCTGATATCGACCTTCTTATAATCTCCGAAAATCTACCAAAGGGAAGAACAAAAAGAATTTTAGATTTCATAAAAAACATAGAAAGACCTTTAAAAGAAAAATTAAAAAAACTAAGAGAAAAGAACTATTTTATTGAAATTTCTCACTGA